A region of Domibacillus sp. DTU_2020_1001157_1_SI_ALB_TIR_016 DNA encodes the following proteins:
- the gnd gene encoding phosphogluconate dehydrogenase (NAD(+)-dependent, decarboxylating) yields MHIGLVGLGKMGFQLGLNLMEHGHEITAFDVNQEAREKMSGEGAQTASSIEELVASLPSPKVVWIMVPSGKITEGVVHEAASLLTEGDIVVEGGNSHYKDSMQRAEQLAKRGIHFLDVGTSGGTSGARNGACMMVGGEQSAFEQLESVFRDICVENGYLYTGKSGSGHFLKMIHNGVEYGMMQAIAEGFELLEKSDFGYDHEQVARVWNHGSVIRSWLMELTQNAFSKDPKLEGIKGIMHSSGEGKWTVETALEMQAAAPITALSLMMRYRSLEEDTFSGKVVASLRNEFGGHSVEKSN; encoded by the coding sequence ATGCATATTGGTTTAGTCGGGCTCGGCAAAATGGGCTTTCAGTTAGGGTTGAACTTAATGGAGCATGGTCATGAAATTACGGCTTTTGATGTAAACCAGGAAGCAAGAGAAAAAATGAGTGGAGAAGGGGCACAGACAGCTTCTTCTATTGAAGAGCTGGTTGCCAGCCTGCCAAGTCCGAAAGTGGTCTGGATCATGGTGCCATCCGGCAAGATTACAGAAGGAGTCGTTCATGAAGCAGCGTCGCTGTTAACTGAAGGCGATATTGTCGTTGAAGGTGGAAACTCTCATTACAAAGATTCTATGCAGCGCGCAGAACAGTTAGCAAAGCGCGGTATTCACTTTTTAGACGTCGGCACAAGCGGCGGCACGTCCGGTGCAAGAAATGGAGCCTGCATGATGGTCGGTGGTGAACAGTCCGCTTTTGAACAGTTAGAGTCTGTATTCCGGGACATTTGCGTTGAAAATGGCTATTTGTATACAGGAAAGAGCGGCAGCGGACACTTTTTGAAAATGATCCACAATGGAGTGGAATATGGCATGATGCAGGCGATTGCAGAAGGCTTTGAACTGCTAGAAAAAAGCGATTTCGGCTATGATCACGAACAAGTGGCCAGAGTGTGGAACCATGGCTCAGTTATTCGTTCATGGCTGATGGAACTGACACAAAATGCATTTTCAAAAGATCCGAAGCTTGAAGGCATTAAAGGCATTATGCATTCATCTGGAGAAGGAAAATGGACAGTTGAAACGGCTCTTGAGATGCAGGCAGCCGCGCCTATTACGGCTTTGTCTTTAATGATGCGCTACCGCTCGCTTGAAGAAGACACATTCTCAGGAAAAGTTGTTGCTTCTTTGCGAAATGAATTCGGCGGACACAGCGTTGAAAAAAGCAATTAA
- a CDS encoding MurR/RpiR family transcriptional regulator, giving the protein MAQQCMARIRSYYARLSAKEKKVADYILQNPEKIIHITINELAEDLHVADATVFRFCKRIGFKGYQAMKIALASEIMEPIQQIHEEISENDDEKTITKKIFQSNIQTLENTLHLLNENALHQAVSLLLHAAKIEFYGVGGSMVIAMDAYHKFIRTGIKAFSFVDSHYQLMSASQLTEKDVAVVISHSGTNKDTINILKTAKKNGAKTIGITGYPKSFIGQNVDVALFTSSEETDFRSEALSSRIGQLSIIDALYVNIMVLNKYNANKALDKIRDSISETRI; this is encoded by the coding sequence GTGGCACAACAGTGTATGGCAAGAATTCGCTCCTATTATGCAAGGTTAAGTGCAAAAGAAAAAAAGGTAGCGGATTACATTTTACAAAACCCTGAAAAAATTATTCATATTACGATTAACGAACTGGCAGAAGATCTGCATGTTGCGGATGCAACGGTATTTCGGTTTTGCAAACGAATTGGATTTAAAGGATATCAGGCGATGAAAATTGCCCTCGCTTCTGAAATTATGGAACCGATTCAACAAATACATGAAGAAATTTCAGAAAATGATGATGAAAAAACCATCACCAAAAAGATTTTTCAATCCAATATCCAGACGCTCGAAAATACACTGCATTTACTCAATGAAAATGCGCTTCATCAAGCTGTGTCCCTGCTTCTTCATGCAGCGAAAATAGAATTTTACGGTGTCGGCGGCTCTATGGTCATTGCTATGGACGCTTATCATAAATTTATCCGCACAGGAATTAAAGCGTTCTCATTCGTCGATTCCCACTACCAGCTGATGTCCGCTTCCCAACTGACAGAAAAGGACGTAGCTGTTGTGATTTCGCACTCCGGAACGAATAAAGATACGATTAATATTTTAAAAACAGCGAAAAAAAACGGGGCAAAAACGATCGGTATCACAGGCTATCCGAAGTCGTTTATAGGCCAGAATGTCGATGTTGCGCTATTCACAAGCTCCGAAGAAACGGATTTTCGTTCTGAAGCCCTTTCTTCCCGGATTGGACAGCTGAGCATTATTGATGCCCTTTATGTAAATATCATGGTACTCAACAAATACAATGCGAATAAAGCACTCGATAAAATCCGCGACTCCATTTCTGAAACGAGAATTTAA